A single window of Pseudarthrobacter defluvii DNA harbors:
- a CDS encoding SDR family oxidoreductase, giving the protein MTAEPTATASTTPGRVLVTGGASGLGAAVVEAVLRSGGTPVVLDRDISSVSGVKAFEVDVADRAAVEQAVREAAETLGGLDAVVTAAGIDRCGKLADVEATEWEKVIGVNLMGTVSTVRAALPYLKETHGRVVTVASTLGKRAVADATAYCASKFGVVGFSHALAAETGGQIGVTTMIPGGMKTRFFDDRTEQYKPQDDSRLNDPANTAQAILFALNQPTGCEVREMLICHEEEGSWP; this is encoded by the coding sequence ATGACTGCAGAACCAACTGCAACTGCCTCCACCACGCCCGGCCGCGTCCTGGTCACGGGAGGTGCCTCCGGACTGGGGGCCGCCGTCGTCGAAGCCGTCCTCCGTTCAGGAGGCACCCCGGTGGTCCTGGACCGCGACATCAGCAGCGTCTCCGGCGTGAAGGCGTTCGAAGTGGATGTGGCGGACCGCGCCGCCGTGGAACAGGCGGTACGTGAAGCCGCAGAGACGCTTGGGGGCCTGGACGCCGTGGTTACCGCGGCCGGGATCGATCGTTGCGGCAAGCTCGCCGACGTCGAAGCCACCGAGTGGGAAAAGGTCATCGGGGTCAACCTGATGGGCACCGTCTCCACAGTGCGTGCGGCCCTGCCGTACCTGAAGGAAACCCACGGCCGCGTGGTGACCGTGGCCTCCACCCTGGGCAAGCGCGCCGTGGCCGACGCCACCGCCTACTGTGCTTCCAAGTTTGGCGTGGTGGGCTTCAGCCACGCACTGGCCGCGGAAACCGGCGGCCAGATCGGGGTCACCACCATGATCCCCGGCGGCATGAAGACCCGGTTCTTCGATGACCGCACCGAACAGTACAAGCCGCAGGACGATTCCCGGCTCAACGACCCCGCCAACACCGCGCAGGCCATTCTCTTCGCCCTCAACCAGCCCACCGGCTGCGAGGTCCGCGAAATGCTGATCTGCCACGAAGAAGAAGGCTCCTGGCCCTAA